A genomic window from Algoriphagus sp. Y33 includes:
- a CDS encoding PRTRC system protein E, producing the protein METNFFKQVAQMGVTGDLQITIRTGADGNWLVSVLLNNKGCGDNAKQVIPPLVLKGSAEELDNGFFGSITPPLQQTSELMVNMEAYLKAQEEAKKQSAMEKEKADKEKKEKEAKEKKYTEAMKKADELEKEGKHREAWMKVPDVSEYPEHEETIRKRKSELSAQFAPDLFRADAPDTQTAQ; encoded by the coding sequence ATGGAAACTAATTTCTTCAAACAGGTAGCCCAAATGGGCGTAACAGGTGATTTGCAAATTACCATCAGGACAGGGGCGGACGGTAACTGGTTAGTATCGGTACTGCTCAATAACAAAGGTTGCGGGGACAACGCCAAACAGGTGATACCGCCATTGGTATTGAAAGGCAGTGCAGAAGAACTGGACAACGGATTTTTCGGCAGCATTACCCCACCCCTGCAACAGACCTCCGAACTCATGGTGAACATGGAAGCCTACCTCAAGGCGCAGGAGGAAGCCAAAAAGCAATCGGCAATGGAAAAGGAAAAAGCCGATAAAGAGAAGAAAGAAAAAGAGGCGAAGGAAAAGAAATATACCGAGGCGATGAAGAAAGCGGACGAACTGGAAAAGGAGGGAAAGCACCGTGAGGCGTGGATGAAAGTCCCCGATGTATCGGAGTATCCCGAACACGAAGAAACAATCCGCAAACGCAAGTCGGAACTTTCGGCACAGTTCGCACCCGACCTGTTCAGGGCGGATGCACCCGACACCCAAACGGCACAATAA
- a CDS encoding PRTRC system protein C, whose product MLLATQLERKFRMEDKGQEIILTDPDEGLSPEAVLNFYSNSYPLLTTATIAGPTIQDDAVWFEFKTTIGTKG is encoded by the coding sequence ATGTTACTGGCGACACAATTAGAACGGAAATTCAGGATGGAGGACAAAGGGCAGGAAATCATACTTACAGACCCTGATGAAGGGTTAAGCCCCGAAGCGGTGCTGAACTTTTACAGCAACTCATACCCCCTCCTGACAACGGCCACCATAGCGGGGCCCACCATACAGGACGATGCGGTATGGTTTGAATTTAAAACCACCATCGGCACAAAGGGATAG
- a CDS encoding PRTRC system protein B, with protein sequence MKNITDKLDAVYLPKKALVIYQSQTEREEVYVEAWDIDRRGCPINAHPLSVRETIALADCLNSAREVRTDYLGCAGLFPDKLLQVNHYRGFAVWQTPPQRVNLLFTEGLTVPCGMASVPALLWKADRGSLSLYALKNKGKPKAETTLYHAPFFNVYDNGGVCMGTVETDFSEAENVEQFIQLWEQAFWNSYFSHLNGDISPANCNIVQLWQGLVGTDKPFPNDVLIKQGKTIKDILG encoded by the coding sequence ATGAAGAATATAACGGATAAACTGGATGCTGTTTACCTGCCGAAAAAGGCATTGGTGATTTACCAGTCCCAAACAGAACGGGAAGAGGTGTACGTGGAAGCCTGGGACATAGACAGGCGGGGATGCCCCATTAACGCCCACCCATTGAGTGTCAGGGAAACGATAGCACTTGCTGATTGCCTGAACAGCGCGAGGGAAGTACGGACGGACTACCTCGGATGTGCGGGGCTGTTCCCCGACAAGCTGTTGCAGGTCAACCACTACCGGGGCTTTGCGGTTTGGCAGACACCACCCCAACGGGTGAACCTGCTGTTCACCGAAGGTCTGACCGTCCCCTGCGGGATGGCATCCGTACCCGCCTTGCTGTGGAAAGCAGACAGGGGCAGTCTGTCACTATATGCATTGAAAAACAAAGGCAAACCGAAAGCGGAAACGACATTATACCATGCACCATTTTTCAATGTATATGATAATGGCGGGGTGTGTATGGGTACGGTGGAAACGGATTTTTCCGAAGCGGAAAACGTGGAGCAATTCATACAGCTATGGGAACAGGCGTTCTGGAACAGCTACTTCAGCCACCTCAACGGGGACATCTCTCCTGCAAACTGCAATATCGTGCAGTTGTGGCAAGGGCTGGTAGGAACGGACAAGCCGTTTCCGAATGACGTGTTAATCAAACAGGGTAAAACCATCAAAGACATTTTAGGATGA
- a CDS encoding PRTRC system ThiF family protein — protein MKHSMTKTVKQAAHFTHPYLLNSTNPVTLNLIGCGGTGSQVLTCLARMHVSLLALGHTGLQVNVFDDDTVTEANKGRQLFADAEIGMNKAVVLVNRINRFFGTNWKAVPSRYGRDSHRDASITLSCVDNVETRYKVAEVLKPRTAGGNRQMHQPMYWMDFGNRQYTGQVILSTIGKVEQPSSKKYSPVSELPMVTEEFKPLLDEADGDDTPSCSMAEALAKQDLFINSTLAQMGASLLWQLFREGMIFNRGFFLNLKDFRSQPLKIT, from the coding sequence ATGAAGCATAGCATGACAAAGACGGTAAAACAGGCGGCGCATTTTACGCACCCATACCTGCTGAATTCCACCAATCCAGTAACATTGAACCTCATAGGCTGCGGGGGGACAGGCTCACAGGTATTGACCTGCCTCGCAAGGATGCACGTTTCCCTGCTGGCGCTCGGACATACGGGGCTACAGGTGAACGTATTCGATGATGATACCGTAACGGAAGCCAACAAGGGGAGGCAGTTGTTTGCTGATGCGGAAATCGGCATGAACAAAGCCGTAGTACTGGTAAACCGCATCAACCGTTTTTTCGGGACGAACTGGAAAGCTGTACCGTCACGGTATGGAAGGGACTCGCACCGTGATGCCTCTATTACCCTGAGTTGTGTGGATAATGTGGAAACAAGATACAAGGTTGCGGAAGTATTGAAGCCACGGACGGCAGGTGGGAACAGGCAGATGCACCAGCCTATGTACTGGATGGATTTTGGGAACAGGCAATATACGGGACAGGTGATATTATCTACTATAGGTAAAGTGGAACAGCCTTCATCCAAAAAGTACAGTCCCGTTAGTGAACTGCCAATGGTAACGGAGGAATTTAAGCCGTTACTGGATGAAGCGGACGGGGATGATACGCCAAGCTGTTCGATGGCGGAGGCGCTGGCGAAGCAGGATTTGTTTATCAACTCCACGCTGGCACAGATGGGGGCATCACTGCTGTGGCAACTATTCCGTGAGGGGATGATTTTCAACAGGGGATTTTTCCTAAATTTAAAGGACTTCAGGTCGCAACCGCTTAAGATAACCTAG
- a CDS encoding DUF1837 domain-containing protein — protein sequence MDFKPSINEKFLELFYQEIECEIPDTHSKLNLHILKIENNQFCYPELVNNLRNHFISFSLSRKEICDFEKDKRYGELYAKAASKFRDYSQNDGEAGELLLFCFLESHLKAPKILTKLEIKLSSNDYAKGSDGIHLLELAPKNYQLIFGESKLEQNLTTSISHAFKSIHDFLTRKKNNLQDEIGLINSQLCKEAFDEDLYQFLKSVIMPKANDTDPVIKNNAFAIFAGFEIDPTDEVKRLNNQEFLALLRSQIKAEVEGKMKHIKKKIEEYELYSYTFYVYVFPFMKLDETRKEIIKKITRAEE from the coding sequence GTGGATTTTAAACCGAGCATTAACGAAAAATTCTTAGAACTTTTTTACCAGGAGATTGAATGTGAAATCCCAGATACTCATTCTAAACTCAATTTGCATATTCTTAAAATAGAGAACAATCAGTTTTGTTATCCCGAGTTAGTTAATAATTTACGAAATCATTTTATTTCATTTTCTTTATCAAGAAAGGAGATTTGCGATTTCGAAAAGGATAAAAGATATGGTGAGTTATATGCCAAAGCAGCGTCAAAGTTCAGAGATTATAGTCAGAATGATGGTGAGGCAGGCGAATTACTTTTATTTTGCTTCCTTGAATCGCATCTGAAAGCACCTAAAATCCTAACTAAATTAGAAATCAAGCTTTCATCAAACGATTATGCCAAAGGTTCAGACGGAATACACCTGCTTGAATTAGCACCTAAAAACTACCAACTAATTTTTGGCGAATCCAAACTGGAACAAAATTTAACTACATCTATTTCCCATGCTTTTAAATCAATACACGATTTTTTGACGAGGAAAAAGAATAACCTTCAAGATGAAATCGGCTTAATTAATTCGCAGTTGTGCAAAGAAGCGTTTGACGAAGACCTGTACCAATTCTTGAAATCGGTTATAATGCCAAAGGCAAACGATACAGACCCTGTTATTAAGAACAACGCCTTTGCCATTTTCGCAGGATTTGAGATTGACCCAACGGATGAAGTAAAGCGATTGAACAACCAGGAGTTTTTGGCTCTGCTCAGATCCCAAATAAAAGCAGAAGTAGAAGGCAAAATGAAACACATTAAAAAGAAGATTGAAGAGTACGAGCTATACAGCTACACGTTTTATGTTTATGTTTTTCCCTTTATGAAATTGGATGAAACACGAAAAGAAATCATCAAGAAAATTACACGAGCAGAAGAATGA
- a CDS encoding DEAD/DEAH box helicase, which produces MIERLANEVLQDEYFISLNNKAAKLLANNLFSENGRSIKLTEKELNDTLRFADILSNSKNPKARNKAYQLITLLNEDYNTNPYFQTFSHSVLAKLGNFPGIDFLRNENNSSELPFDRELEKKVKEFIQAVPDTEDLIFTDSQFELYKKISGSKHFSFSGPTSMGKSFIIKSFIRKVVGNKPPENIVIMVPTRALINQFSIDLNKELKDVLEHYQYSVITNSNVSELPSTQQHYIFVLTPERLLSYLSQKKNPSIAYLFVDEAHKLAAEKDARAVTAYSAISKALRRNPNLNLYFSSPNVSNPEVFLKLFKKDEKMFFRTIETPVSQNLFFVDLVEKKVTHYLDNGNYLFEPKIVTKAETIYDLLVEIGWKESNIVYCSSRFDAVDKAAKLFEQNQNKQVAVSKNVKKVIRQIRAYIHKDYYLGEFLDRGIGYHFGNLPQIIRNKVEGLFKEREINYVFCTSTLLEGVNLPAKNVFILNNKNGRNTFQPIDFWNLAGRAGRLKHELSGNIICLKETDKDWKKHEALLEGDAEIKLNPSVENYIDNKLKKIEQILNENPDIKGETETMKEILEYIANIISIDTLEIERASYNSEIIKKLIADNKESIIELAKKKNGEIEVPSTVLNTNNSIKLKIQNEIFIALKKQAKNPAAIKLPSRVTYEICQEWLHKFYTMFHWATEEKKFKSQHQLDYYAVLMNQWINGIPLSQIINESIAYCNRKGSKLMVGYKNGKPSYEVFDNSKHHINVLIGNIIDDIESVLRFLFEKYFNNYYAMLVEILGEENAGVNWATFLEYGTQNSIVIALQNYGLSRHSADYIFKKFKDCLKIDGDKLIEINIIKLKGRLSKEEIEFDEISSILF; this is translated from the coding sequence ATGATAGAACGTTTAGCCAATGAAGTTTTACAGGATGAATACTTTATTTCACTCAATAATAAAGCTGCTAAATTATTGGCCAATAACTTGTTTTCAGAAAACGGAAGAAGCATAAAGTTGACTGAAAAAGAACTAAATGACACTTTGCGCTTTGCCGATATACTTTCTAATTCCAAAAATCCAAAAGCGAGAAATAAAGCCTACCAACTGATTACACTGCTGAATGAAGATTATAATACAAATCCTTACTTTCAGACATTTTCTCATTCGGTATTAGCAAAATTGGGCAACTTTCCCGGAATTGATTTTTTAAGAAATGAAAACAATAGTTCTGAATTACCCTTTGACAGAGAACTTGAAAAGAAAGTGAAGGAATTTATTCAAGCTGTTCCCGATACTGAGGATTTAATTTTTACTGACTCTCAATTTGAGCTTTACAAGAAGATAAGCGGTTCGAAGCATTTTAGCTTTTCAGGCCCTACCTCAATGGGTAAATCGTTCATCATTAAGTCGTTTATTAGAAAGGTAGTTGGTAATAAACCACCTGAAAATATTGTCATCATGGTTCCGACCAGGGCATTGATTAATCAGTTTTCAATAGACTTGAACAAAGAATTGAAAGATGTATTGGAACATTACCAATACTCCGTAATTACCAATTCCAATGTCTCAGAATTACCTTCAACACAACAGCACTACATTTTTGTGCTTACACCTGAACGGCTTTTGAGCTATTTGTCGCAAAAGAAAAATCCTTCTATTGCCTATTTATTTGTAGATGAAGCCCATAAACTTGCAGCAGAAAAGGACGCTCGGGCAGTAACAGCTTATTCAGCCATTTCTAAAGCATTAAGGAGAAACCCTAACTTGAATTTATACTTTTCATCTCCTAATGTTTCAAATCCTGAAGTTTTCCTTAAACTTTTCAAGAAAGATGAAAAGATGTTTTTCAGAACGATTGAAACACCCGTTTCTCAAAATCTGTTCTTTGTAGACTTGGTTGAAAAGAAGGTCACACATTATTTAGATAATGGCAACTATTTATTTGAACCTAAAATAGTAACAAAGGCAGAAACGATTTATGATTTACTTGTTGAAATTGGCTGGAAAGAAAGCAACATTGTGTATTGCAGTTCAAGATTTGATGCCGTTGATAAAGCAGCCAAACTTTTTGAGCAAAATCAGAATAAACAGGTTGCTGTTTCCAAAAATGTAAAAAAGGTAATTCGACAAATCAGAGCTTATATTCACAAGGATTACTACTTGGGAGAATTTCTGGATAGAGGAATTGGCTATCACTTTGGCAATTTACCTCAAATTATCAGAAACAAAGTTGAAGGGCTTTTTAAGGAAAGAGAGATCAATTATGTTTTTTGCACATCAACACTGTTGGAAGGCGTGAATTTACCAGCCAAGAATGTATTCATTCTGAACAATAAAAACGGAAGAAATACCTTTCAACCAATAGACTTTTGGAATCTTGCAGGGCGTGCTGGGCGACTTAAACATGAACTTTCGGGAAATATTATTTGCCTAAAAGAAACAGACAAAGACTGGAAGAAACATGAAGCCTTGTTAGAAGGTGATGCAGAAATAAAACTCAATCCTTCCGTTGAAAACTACATTGACAATAAGTTAAAGAAGATTGAGCAAATCCTGAATGAAAACCCTGACATAAAAGGCGAAACGGAAACCATGAAAGAGATATTGGAATACATAGCCAATATCATAAGCATTGACACACTTGAAATTGAACGAGCCAGTTACAACAGTGAAATTATAAAAAAGCTGATTGCCGACAATAAGGAGTCAATAATTGAATTAGCAAAAAAGAAAAACGGAGAAATTGAAGTTCCTTCAACGGTCCTAAATACCAACAATTCAATCAAACTCAAAATACAGAATGAGATTTTCATTGCTTTAAAAAAGCAGGCCAAGAATCCAGCAGCAATAAAATTGCCAAGTCGGGTGACATACGAAATATGCCAAGAGTGGCTTCATAAATTCTACACAATGTTCCATTGGGCAACAGAGGAAAAGAAGTTTAAATCTCAACACCAACTTGACTATTATGCTGTTCTCATGAACCAATGGATAAATGGCATTCCGTTAAGCCAAATCATCAATGAATCTATCGCTTATTGCAATCGCAAAGGAAGCAAATTAATGGTAGGTTATAAAAACGGCAAACCGTCTTATGAAGTATTCGACAATAGTAAACATCATATTAATGTCCTGATAGGAAACATCATTGATGACATTGAAAGTGTTTTAAGATTCCTATTTGAAAAGTACTTCAATAACTACTATGCAATGCTTGTCGAAATATTAGGAGAGGAAAATGCAGGTGTCAACTGGGCAACATTTTTAGAGTATGGGACTCAAAACTCAATTGTAATTGCATTGCAAAATTATGGTTTATCAAGGCACTCAGCAGACTATATATTCAAAAAATTTAAAGACTGCTTAAAGATTGATGGTGATAAACTGATTGAAATCAACATTATAAAACTAAAAGGCAGGCTTAGTAAAGAAGAGATAGAATTTGATGAAATAAGTTCTATTCTGTTCTAA
- a CDS encoding abortive infection family protein — MSKNKITTITRRNIADELTSTKLWYHGRLKESDFLNRLYNLSKMPSTDYRSEYNNAYKDIQQHVDRNSDWEPDWVFTDNRFNLMHCDDLTYLRFLRETLNPAVRPQDGRTEEMVAIYNQYLAKDGYEFYKADEKSGVPIFEARLVTQGQSDLAAKAIAIKKYLDTEYVNGKIKQMNQAVHSDTDLALGTGKELLETICKSILQNKSVPIDKCWTLPQLLKATTAALDFKPKAASDPAGAEKSIKQILGGISTIVQGVAELRNAYGTGHGKAADFQKLESAYAQLYVGVVAEIALIYLATNGEIEIATS; from the coding sequence ATGAGTAAGAATAAAATCACCACAATTACCAGACGAAATATTGCGGATGAATTAACATCAACCAAGCTTTGGTACCATGGCCGTTTAAAGGAATCGGATTTTTTGAACAGGCTTTATAATTTGTCAAAAATGCCGTCTACTGATTATAGGTCTGAATACAATAATGCTTATAAAGATATTCAGCAACATGTAGACAGAAATTCGGATTGGGAGCCGGACTGGGTCTTCACGGATAACCGATTTAATTTAATGCATTGCGATGACTTGACCTATCTCAGGTTTCTAAGGGAAACGCTCAACCCGGCAGTAAGGCCACAGGATGGGAGAACCGAAGAAATGGTTGCCATTTATAATCAATACCTGGCTAAGGATGGCTATGAGTTTTATAAAGCTGATGAAAAGTCGGGAGTGCCCATCTTTGAAGCAAGACTGGTTACACAGGGTCAATCTGATCTCGCCGCTAAAGCCATTGCTATAAAAAAGTACCTGGACACAGAATATGTGAACGGGAAAATCAAACAAATGAATCAAGCTGTTCATTCGGATACTGATCTTGCATTGGGAACCGGTAAGGAGTTACTCGAAACTATTTGTAAGTCTATACTTCAAAACAAGTCTGTTCCTATAGATAAATGCTGGACATTACCCCAGCTTTTAAAAGCAACTACAGCAGCACTGGATTTTAAACCCAAAGCAGCCAGTGACCCCGCAGGAGCCGAAAAATCAATAAAACAAATACTTGGCGGTATCTCCACTATAGTCCAGGGCGTGGCAGAACTCAGAAACGCTTATGGTACCGGACATGGGAAAGCCGCGGACTTTCAAAAACTGGAGTCCGCCTATGCTCAATTATACGTGGGAGTTGTAGCCGAAATTGCGCTCATTTACCTTGCAACCAATGGTGAAATTGAAATAGCAACAAGCTGA
- a CDS encoding DUF6035 family protein: MVKLNRSINIAKIKETGEVIIADECFKEAKEGFRYRKLFHEKEISFECLECLECGQDLNISRSSLDRVYLRHKANHEPCFLSDNELEDYQLEEYERAVAAKESDRHKELKWKIGNRLMPVPGVESGSVAVDNKFIVKEDGRRKPDVYCRFKGKELVFEIQLSELSLAYILSRHNFYRKHGIYLIWILDTYDVKKQGTKEKDLKYLSSHQNFFKLDESVQEFRLICDYKFSFLTDDNELLSKWLDKSISLHQLKFEEVSWQSYYFDFSRQLAELEEQQKIKRDEARLEREKKLLEQRENNTKVKITGIVQEIKRLKKARAIDFSEVTNEIEGLDLHELKALNVYLGFNNPERYKVPPLFSWVDEAASIGPFFLIFILRCAEIELDVQGSASSGESLFTKVISTLNTYRDTVVKLLFKRGYNLTEADREIYKAKMGIQGSDGLMSYEFCNRLTNRLLVDDVSKHFKLLLIFESIHLGRVTGFHFGDDNWVAFANNAIEYYPKYWARIESALKQSELWETLHQKDKKKTFLKKLESWEASSPVQAEDAFDVVFDLFPHFCFG; encoded by the coding sequence ATGGTCAAGCTGAACAGGTCAATCAACATAGCTAAAATTAAAGAGACTGGTGAAGTAATAATTGCTGATGAATGTTTCAAAGAAGCAAAGGAGGGTTTCAGGTACCGGAAATTATTTCATGAGAAAGAAATAAGTTTTGAATGTCTTGAATGTCTTGAATGTGGACAGGACCTGAATATTTCCCGTAGCAGTTTAGACAGGGTTTACCTCAGGCATAAGGCTAATCATGAACCCTGTTTTCTCTCCGACAATGAGTTGGAAGATTATCAGCTGGAAGAATATGAAAGAGCTGTGGCGGCAAAAGAAAGTGACCGTCACAAAGAACTGAAATGGAAAATTGGAAACCGGTTAATGCCTGTACCCGGAGTTGAATCGGGTTCCGTTGCAGTTGACAACAAATTTATCGTAAAGGAGGACGGTCGTCGTAAACCTGACGTGTATTGCCGGTTTAAGGGAAAAGAACTGGTATTTGAAATCCAGTTATCCGAACTTTCTTTAGCGTATATTCTAAGCAGGCACAATTTTTATCGAAAACATGGTATCTATCTCATCTGGATATTGGATACCTATGATGTCAAGAAACAGGGGACGAAAGAAAAAGACCTGAAATACCTATCCAGCCACCAGAATTTTTTCAAACTGGATGAATCGGTCCAGGAGTTCAGGTTGATATGCGATTATAAGTTCTCTTTCCTGACTGATGACAATGAACTGTTATCCAAATGGCTGGACAAATCTATATCCCTGCACCAGTTAAAGTTTGAGGAGGTTTCCTGGCAGTCCTATTATTTCGATTTTTCCCGCCAGTTAGCTGAACTGGAAGAGCAACAAAAAATCAAAAGAGACGAAGCTCGGCTTGAAAGAGAGAAAAAGTTATTGGAGCAGCGTGAGAATAATACCAAGGTTAAGATTACCGGCATAGTCCAGGAAATTAAAAGACTAAAAAAGGCCCGGGCTATTGATTTTAGCGAAGTCACAAATGAGATAGAAGGCCTGGACCTACATGAGCTCAAAGCTTTGAATGTTTACCTTGGTTTTAATAACCCTGAGAGATACAAGGTTCCACCGCTTTTTAGTTGGGTTGATGAAGCTGCTTCCATCGGGCCATTTTTTTTGATCTTCATTTTAAGGTGCGCTGAGATTGAATTGGATGTACAAGGTTCAGCTTCCTCCGGAGAATCTTTGTTTACAAAAGTGATTTCTACTTTAAATACGTATAGAGATACTGTGGTAAAGCTTTTGTTTAAACGTGGATATAACCTTACTGAAGCTGACAGGGAAATATACAAGGCGAAAATGGGTATTCAGGGTTCTGACGGACTGATGTCGTACGAGTTTTGCAACAGGCTCACTAACAGGTTACTGGTAGATGATGTTAGCAAACATTTTAAACTGCTTCTTATCTTTGAATCCATTCATCTCGGGCGGGTTACCGGATTTCATTTCGGTGATGATAACTGGGTAGCTTTCGCCAATAACGCCATCGAGTATTATCCAAAATATTGGGCAAGGATCGAATCTGCTTTAAAGCAGTCAGAATTATGGGAAACTTTGCACCAAAAGGATAAAAAGAAGACTTTCCTGAAAAAACTGGAGTCGTGGGAAGCCAGCTCCCCCGTGCAGGCGGAAGATGCTTTTGACGTGGTTTTCGACCTCTTCCCTCATTTTTGTTTTGGGTAA
- a CDS encoding plasmid mobilization relaxosome protein MobC has translation MKEKNNNRNKWLHLRLNSKEYEQIKKGFADTIHDKLSDYARCLLLKKPVIAGYRDTTMQEILAGLTALKKDLHGVAVNYNQAVKKLNALGNLEVISYLPQLEKEHKKVLVTLQSVDAIIHKITEKWLRS, from the coding sequence ATGAAGGAGAAGAACAACAATAGAAATAAATGGCTGCACCTGCGCCTGAACAGTAAAGAATATGAGCAGATCAAAAAGGGATTTGCTGATACCATCCACGATAAACTCAGCGACTACGCCAGGTGCCTGTTGCTCAAAAAACCGGTGATTGCCGGTTATAGGGATACCACCATGCAGGAAATACTGGCAGGGCTGACCGCACTGAAAAAAGACCTTCATGGCGTGGCGGTGAACTACAACCAGGCGGTGAAAAAACTGAATGCACTGGGGAACCTGGAAGTAATTTCCTACTTGCCACAACTGGAAAAAGAGCATAAAAAAGTCCTGGTTACACTGCAATCTGTTGATGCGATCATCCATAAAATAACCGAAAAATGGTTGCGGTCATAA
- a CDS encoding relaxase/mobilization nuclease domain-containing protein, translating to MVAVIKTSGSLRRPFHYNENKVKEGLAECLMIQNYPVGKDNITGEMRLKLLLKMAELNTRTTVNAVHISLNFAPGETIDNARLQEITKEYMHGIGFGNQPYLVYKHNDAGHPHLHIVTTNIELDGKRIPLHNIGKLKSEPVRKSIEKKYGLVPAEAHKKQLFTPKAVSVSKVNYGKTETKRAIGNVLQHVLNNYKFTSLPELNAVLKLYNITADRGGEGSRIFRNKGLVYRVLDESGNKTGVPIKASSFHFKPTLSTVEAKFVKNELGRQKYLPGIRSAIDIALLKNPGITLDELVATIEKQGISTITRRNNEGRLYGITYIDHRTRSVFNGSVLGKKYSAKGITERCGEPVKSIEKQVSPLSFKPKVTKEPEQDKQEDNNAKGGSQASTENLVEGLVTPEETYSHVPYEWRKKKKKKGKRISK from the coding sequence ATGGTTGCGGTCATAAAGACAAGCGGTTCGCTCAGGAGACCTTTCCATTACAATGAAAACAAGGTAAAGGAAGGGCTGGCAGAGTGCCTGATGATTCAGAATTACCCTGTAGGAAAGGACAATATTACCGGGGAAATGCGGTTAAAATTGCTGCTGAAAATGGCGGAACTGAATACCCGCACCACTGTCAATGCCGTCCATATTTCTTTGAATTTCGCTCCCGGAGAAACTATAGATAACGCAAGGTTACAGGAGATTACCAAGGAATATATGCATGGTATCGGCTTCGGAAACCAGCCTTACTTAGTGTATAAACATAACGATGCAGGACACCCGCACCTGCACATTGTCACCACCAATATAGAGCTGGATGGTAAGCGGATCCCTTTGCATAATATCGGCAAACTGAAGTCTGAACCAGTCCGTAAATCGATTGAAAAAAAGTATGGCCTGGTCCCTGCGGAAGCCCATAAAAAACAGTTATTCACCCCAAAAGCTGTTTCGGTTTCTAAGGTGAACTATGGTAAAACGGAGACAAAACGGGCCATAGGAAATGTATTGCAGCATGTACTGAACAACTATAAATTCACCTCCCTGCCGGAGTTAAATGCTGTCCTGAAACTTTACAATATAACTGCGGACAGGGGCGGTGAGGGTTCCCGGATTTTTAGAAATAAAGGCCTTGTTTACCGTGTGCTGGACGAGTCGGGCAATAAGACAGGCGTACCTATCAAAGCCAGCAGTTTTCATTTTAAACCCACCTTGTCAACAGTTGAAGCTAAGTTCGTAAAGAATGAACTGGGCAGGCAAAAATACCTGCCGGGCATCAGGTCCGCCATTGACATTGCCCTTCTGAAGAACCCCGGAATCACACTGGATGAACTCGTAGCGACCATTGAAAAACAAGGGATCAGCACCATAACCCGCAGAAATAATGAAGGGAGGTTATACGGGATTACCTACATAGACCACCGGACAAGGAGCGTGTTCAACGGGAGTGTTTTGGGTAAAAAATATAGTGCCAAAGGCATCACGGAAAGATGCGGTGAGCCTGTTAAAAGCATAGAAAAACAGGTAAGTCCACTATCCTTTAAGCCAAAGGTTACAAAGGAACCGGAGCAGGATAAACAGGAAGACAATAATGCAAAAGGCGGTTCCCAGGCCTCCACTGAAAACCTGGTGGAAGGGTTAGTTACCCCGGAAGAAACGTACAGCCACGTCCCTTATGAGTGGCGGAAGAAGAAAAAAAAGAAGGGTAAAAGGATTTCTAAATAA